The following are encoded in a window of Sphaerisporangium siamense genomic DNA:
- a CDS encoding ABC transporter substrate-binding protein codes for MLRATRLAMLTAGLLLAVTACGGGAGKSESPPVAKDQVKCGLGNGQKATGKPITVGAIVTASGGIDFSSAPKAARAYFDCVNANGGVNGRPINYLVEDDGLNPQKASELATKLAGNADLVGIVGGSSFVACGVSGPIWEKNGLYDLLATGVPRPCFESPRIAPVNAGPRISAIGSVQYAVEVFGAKKVAQISNSVPGTGDWTQAGVDAYLKSKGLTTAGNVLHDPGIKDAPAVLLQAMRGEPDTIVMEDPAPDNAAIMKAAQAQGLKDKVHFVCLTPCYDTTFPKQVGDYWDGFVSNSEFTMLDANTPDNQLWRKVMDAYGDPKDPRDSFSQGGFLSAKIFVDTVMKLKGDLTRAEVSKAVVGIKGYKSDILCAPWYFGEAPRHNANHVTRQVKMQGDGYALVRDCADTQDPDLDPIRAAEKAQGLLTSD; via the coding sequence ATGCTCCGTGCTACACGACTCGCCATGCTGACGGCCGGGCTGTTGCTCGCCGTCACCGCCTGTGGGGGTGGCGCCGGCAAGTCCGAATCGCCGCCGGTGGCCAAGGACCAGGTCAAGTGCGGCCTCGGCAACGGCCAGAAGGCGACGGGCAAGCCGATCACCGTGGGCGCGATCGTGACCGCGAGCGGGGGCATCGACTTCAGCTCGGCGCCCAAGGCCGCCCGCGCGTACTTCGACTGCGTCAACGCCAACGGCGGCGTCAACGGCCGCCCGATCAACTACCTCGTCGAGGACGACGGCCTCAACCCGCAGAAGGCCTCCGAGCTGGCGACCAAGCTCGCCGGCAACGCCGACCTGGTCGGCATCGTCGGCGGCTCCAGCTTCGTGGCCTGCGGCGTCTCCGGACCGATCTGGGAGAAGAACGGCCTGTACGACCTGCTCGCGACCGGCGTGCCGAGGCCCTGCTTCGAATCCCCCCGCATCGCCCCCGTCAACGCGGGCCCGCGCATCAGCGCCATCGGCTCCGTCCAGTACGCGGTCGAGGTCTTCGGCGCCAAGAAGGTCGCCCAGATCAGCAACTCGGTGCCCGGCACCGGCGACTGGACCCAGGCCGGCGTCGACGCCTACCTCAAGAGCAAGGGCCTCACCACCGCGGGCAACGTCCTGCACGACCCGGGCATCAAGGACGCGCCCGCCGTCCTGCTCCAGGCCATGCGCGGCGAGCCCGACACGATCGTCATGGAGGACCCCGCGCCCGACAACGCGGCCATCATGAAGGCGGCCCAGGCGCAGGGACTCAAGGACAAGGTCCACTTCGTCTGCCTGACCCCCTGCTACGACACCACCTTCCCCAAGCAGGTCGGCGACTACTGGGACGGGTTCGTGTCCAACTCCGAGTTCACGATGCTCGACGCCAACACGCCGGACAACCAGCTCTGGCGCAAGGTGATGGACGCCTACGGCGACCCCAAGGACCCGCGCGACTCCTTCTCCCAGGGCGGGTTCCTGTCCGCGAAGATCTTCGTGGACACGGTCATGAAGCTCAAGGGCGACCTCACCCGTGCGGAGGTCAGCAAGGCCGTCGTCGGCATCAAGGGCTACAAGAGCGACATCCTGTGCGCGCCGTGGTACTTCGGCGAGGCCCCGCGCCACAACGCCAACCACGTCACCAGGCAGGTGAAGATGCAGGGCGACGGCTACGCCCTGGTCCGCGACTGCGCCGACACCCAGGACCCCGACCTCGACCCGATCCGCGCCGCGGAGAAGGCCCAGGGCCTGCTGACCAGCGACTGA
- a CDS encoding ABC transporter permease, whose protein sequence is MLLPFVISGLALGSVYALSGVGIVVLFRATGVLNLAYGAIGALSALVAWQLIEDGQSPGLAYAVAPALAAVLSGLYGRLLSPLVARRDPLVKAVCTLGFALVLLGFCFWYWSDDPRTLSLPTDEFGWDVGSARVTGTQAFAFLLAVGLTVAAAILLRRSRMGTQMRALAGDREISALLGVRILRVETVAWVVSGAVAGITGLVLADLTRLEAGTLTFLVIASLAAGVVGRFRSIGVTLAGGLAVGLLEGIGGAFTTVAPYRAVAPFAVAVLVILWLQRRSARARRGSTVEIRSAESAATATAHPQPPGDWRRVLWVALALLAGTAVLAVVVPMVADGYWVRVITSAAIFAVPSAGIGLLYGRLGLVSLGQVALLGVGGWVALRLSFATELPFPLVVLLAGAATCLVGIVYGLPALRLSGIDLALVTLMAGGAFQVAFNAAGFPDGGGGFLGRVAGEVQRSMPRPSFAASDSAYFRLTIVCAVLALILVLVHQRRRAGRAWAAIRESEAGALATGIAITRYKLWAFALAAFITGVAGAFLAANSGRLDPIAFRASDSVLLFAVVLIGGAYGLTGAIVAGVMGQILPAVLDSVGINGNLILVVFGIGLMHALITAPRGIGGQLEGLAALLRPKRRDPDPVPEAEPETEAVGAK, encoded by the coding sequence ATGCTGCTCCCCTTCGTCATCAGCGGGCTCGCCCTCGGGTCCGTGTACGCGCTGTCCGGTGTCGGCATCGTCGTGCTGTTCCGCGCGACGGGCGTGCTGAACCTCGCGTACGGCGCGATCGGCGCGCTCAGCGCCCTGGTGGCCTGGCAGCTCATCGAGGACGGCCAGAGCCCGGGGCTCGCCTACGCGGTGGCCCCGGCTCTGGCCGCCGTCCTCTCCGGCCTGTACGGCCGCCTGCTCTCGCCCCTCGTCGCGCGGCGCGACCCCCTCGTCAAGGCCGTGTGCACGCTCGGGTTCGCGCTCGTGCTGCTCGGCTTCTGCTTCTGGTACTGGTCGGACGACCCGCGCACGCTCAGCCTCCCGACCGACGAGTTCGGCTGGGACGTCGGCTCGGCGCGCGTCACCGGCACGCAGGCGTTCGCGTTCCTGCTGGCGGTCGGCCTCACGGTGGCCGCCGCCATCCTGCTGCGCCGCAGCAGGATGGGCACCCAGATGCGCGCCCTCGCGGGCGACCGCGAGATCAGCGCGCTGCTCGGCGTGCGGATCCTGCGCGTCGAGACCGTCGCGTGGGTGGTGAGCGGCGCCGTCGCCGGGATCACCGGCCTCGTCCTCGCCGACCTCACCCGCCTGGAGGCGGGCACGCTCACGTTCCTCGTGATCGCGTCACTGGCGGCGGGCGTCGTCGGGCGGTTCCGCTCGATCGGCGTCACGCTGGCGGGCGGGCTCGCGGTCGGGCTCCTTGAGGGCATCGGCGGCGCGTTCACGACCGTCGCGCCGTACCGGGCCGTAGCGCCGTTCGCGGTGGCGGTCCTCGTCATCCTCTGGCTCCAGCGGCGCAGCGCGCGGGCCCGCAGGGGCAGCACGGTCGAGATCCGCTCGGCGGAGAGCGCCGCGACCGCGACCGCGCACCCTCAGCCGCCGGGCGACTGGCGGCGGGTGCTGTGGGTGGCGCTCGCGCTGCTCGCGGGCACCGCCGTGCTCGCGGTCGTGGTGCCGATGGTGGCCGACGGCTACTGGGTGCGGGTGATCACCTCGGCGGCCATCTTCGCCGTCCCCTCGGCGGGCATCGGCCTGCTGTACGGCAGGCTCGGCCTCGTCTCGCTCGGCCAGGTCGCGCTGCTCGGCGTCGGCGGCTGGGTCGCGCTGCGCCTGTCGTTCGCGACCGAGCTGCCGTTCCCGCTCGTCGTGCTGCTGGCCGGGGCGGCGACGTGCCTGGTCGGCATCGTGTACGGCCTGCCCGCGCTGCGGCTGTCCGGCATCGACCTGGCGCTCGTCACGCTGATGGCGGGCGGCGCGTTCCAGGTGGCGTTCAACGCGGCCGGGTTCCCCGACGGCGGCGGCGGGTTCCTCGGCCGGGTCGCCGGCGAGGTGCAGCGCTCGATGCCGCGCCCGTCGTTCGCCGCGTCGGACTCGGCGTACTTCCGGCTCACGATCGTGTGCGCGGTGCTCGCGCTGATCCTCGTCCTGGTGCACCAGCGGCGGCGGGCCGGACGCGCGTGGGCGGCGATCAGAGAGAGCGAGGCGGGCGCGCTCGCGACCGGCATCGCCATCACCAGGTACAAGCTGTGGGCCTTCGCCCTCGCGGCGTTCATCACCGGCGTGGCCGGGGCCTTCCTCGCGGCCAACTCCGGGCGGCTCGACCCGATCGCGTTCCGCGCGTCCGACTCGGTGCTGCTCTTCGCGGTGGTCCTGATCGGCGGCGCGTACGGCCTGACCGGCGCGATCGTGGCCGGGGTGATGGGCCAGATCCTGCCCGCCGTCCTCGACTCGGTCGGGATCAACGGCAACCTCATCCTCGTCGTCTTCGGGATCGGCCTCATGCACGCCCTGATCACCGCGCCGCGTGGCATCGGCGGGCAGTTGGAGGGCCTCGCCGCGCTGCTGCGGCCGAAACGGCGGGACCCGGATCCCGTGCCCGAGGCCGAGCCGGAGACGGAAGCGGTGGGCGCGAAGTGA
- a CDS encoding ABC transporter ATP-binding protein yields MKLEISDLTVRFGGVKPLDGVTLTFESGLCGLIGPNGAGKTTLFNVLSGFVRPSSGAAHVNGTDLLALPAHRRARWGLRRTFQQEQLVAELSVGANLLLARDHLAAGTAGANAAELLEFVGLAGPDRPVGGLTLFERRKLELARSLAGTPKIVLLDEPSAGLSEAESMELAGAMRAVPERFGALVVLIEHDMGLVGEICGTTAVLDFGRLVTSGPTAEVLNDDRVRAAYLGEPVA; encoded by the coding sequence GTGAAGCTTGAGATCTCGGATCTGACGGTGCGGTTCGGCGGCGTCAAGCCGCTGGACGGCGTGACCCTGACCTTCGAGTCCGGACTGTGCGGTCTGATCGGCCCCAACGGCGCCGGAAAGACAACGCTGTTCAATGTCCTGTCCGGATTCGTGCGACCGAGCTCCGGCGCCGCCCACGTGAACGGCACCGACCTGCTCGCCCTGCCCGCCCACCGCAGGGCGCGCTGGGGGCTGCGCCGCACCTTCCAGCAGGAGCAGCTCGTCGCCGAGCTCAGCGTGGGCGCCAACCTGCTGCTCGCCCGCGACCACCTCGCCGCCGGCACCGCCGGGGCCAACGCCGCCGAGCTGCTGGAGTTCGTCGGCCTGGCCGGGCCGGACCGCCCGGTGGGCGGGCTCACGCTGTTCGAACGCAGGAAGCTGGAGCTGGCCAGGTCCCTCGCCGGCACCCCGAAGATCGTGCTGCTCGACGAGCCGAGCGCGGGCCTGTCGGAGGCCGAGTCGATGGAACTGGCGGGCGCCATGCGGGCCGTGCCCGAACGGTTCGGCGCCCTCGTCGTCCTGATCGAGCACGACATGGGCCTGGTCGGCGAGATCTGCGGGACCACCGCCGTACTCGACTTCGGCCGCCTGGTCACCTCGGGACCGACCGCCGAGGTCCTGAACGACGACCGCGTCCGCGCCGCCTACCTCGGCGAGCCCGTCGCATGA
- a CDS encoding ABC transporter ATP-binding protein gives MNEEPQTTASPPRDARPETAANNAAQSTEQGTARPTGQPAEDGAAPSAGQPAEDLRVEGLKVTRGGRAVLHGVDLAVPRGKVTALLGANGAGKSSLVLTVAGLLRPTAGTVVAGGDDLTGLRPERVRAAGVAAVPEGHRVLADLSVADNLRVAGAGLPKREVPAAVAAAVEVFPELHDLTDRPAGTLSGGQQQMLALAQALVARPRYLLVDELSLGLAPVVVARLVPVLADLAARGIGVLLIEQFMGVALKLAERVYVLDRGRITYEGTSQQLRDSPDLLHTAYLGAASNSNA, from the coding sequence ATGAACGAGGAACCACAGACCACGGCGTCCCCACCAAGGGACGCACGGCCCGAAACCGCGGCGAACAACGCAGCACAGTCCACAGAGCAGGGCACAGCACGGCCCACTGGTCAGCCGGCGGAGGACGGCGCGGCACCGTCGGCGGGCCAACCCGCCGAGGACCTGCGCGTCGAGGGGCTCAAGGTGACGCGTGGCGGGCGGGCCGTCCTGCACGGCGTCGACCTCGCCGTCCCCCGTGGCAAGGTGACCGCCCTGCTCGGCGCGAACGGCGCGGGCAAGAGCAGCCTCGTGCTCACCGTCGCCGGCCTCCTGCGCCCGACCGCGGGTACCGTCGTCGCCGGCGGCGACGACCTGACCGGGCTGCGGCCCGAACGCGTCCGGGCCGCGGGCGTCGCCGCCGTTCCCGAGGGCCACCGTGTCCTCGCCGACCTGTCCGTCGCCGACAACCTGCGCGTCGCCGGCGCCGGACTGCCCAAACGCGAGGTCCCGGCGGCGGTCGCCGCGGCGGTCGAGGTCTTCCCCGAGCTACACGACCTGACCGACCGGCCGGCCGGCACCCTGTCCGGCGGCCAGCAGCAGATGCTCGCCCTCGCCCAAGCCCTGGTCGCCCGCCCCCGCTACCTGCTCGTCGACGAACTGTCCCTCGGCCTCGCCCCCGTCGTCGTCGCCCGTCTCGTACCGGTCCTCGCCGACCTGGCCGCACGGGGAATCGGCGTCCTCCTCATCGAACAGTTCATGGGAGTCGCCCTCAAGCTCGCCGAGCGCGTCTACGTACTCGACCGCGGCCGCATCACCTACGAGGGCACATCGCAACAACTCCGCGACTCCCCCGACCTCCTGCACACCGCCTACCTGGGGGCGGCGTCGAACAGCAACGCCTGA
- a CDS encoding amidase, with product MFTVSRAERTSFVLYVEAPIGDEEADVARRRRNRHTRAAALAAGIVVLTAPVVTAGAAPGNGAALGDAGNRATPAEIAEWVVDMDATTLRELLASGQVTSVRLVKAYQARIDAYEEAYADQPGVNAVIRRDPTAIADAARLDAERRQGRVRGPLHGIPLLIKDNYDTEDLPTSNGSLALEHWRTADDAEQVARLRAAGAIIVAKTNLHEFASGVETISSLGGQTRNPYDQTRNPGGSSGGTGAGVAAGFGAAGLGSDTCGSIRSPAAHNSLVGLRPSQGLSSRDGIAPLSDTQDAGGPIAKSVSDIALILDATAGYDPDDPSTEASIGRIPRTYTTALDDAALVNARIGVLTDYLSAAGPAQATTALIRAAAEDMASQGATIVDLPAQPALMSAVDASSVFADETERDLNRYLAAPGSRFPRSLARLEPPAGIVTLADIVTSGQVTPTVLKRLKDRLGTSTGPQDAYRQRLARRTQAQQLLHKLFEDNDLDALVYPAVTQQAAPIGQPQEGLRVCALAANTGFPALTIPAGFTPDGMPVGVELLGRPFSEPTLLGLGFDYERATHHRRPPASTPPLN from the coding sequence TTGTTCACGGTCAGCAGAGCCGAACGCACATCTTTCGTGCTGTATGTCGAGGCGCCAATCGGTGACGAGGAGGCCGATGTGGCAAGACGAAGGCGGAACCGGCACACCCGAGCAGCGGCCTTAGCGGCCGGCATTGTTGTCCTGACGGCGCCTGTAGTCACAGCCGGTGCGGCACCGGGTAATGGCGCCGCGCTTGGCGACGCAGGCAACCGGGCGACACCGGCCGAGATCGCCGAGTGGGTGGTGGACATGGACGCCACCACGTTGCGCGAGCTACTGGCGAGCGGCCAGGTCACCTCGGTCCGATTGGTCAAGGCATACCAGGCGCGCATCGATGCCTACGAGGAAGCGTATGCCGACCAGCCTGGTGTCAATGCGGTCATTCGCAGGGACCCGACGGCAATCGCCGATGCCGCCAGGCTCGACGCCGAACGCCGGCAGGGGCGCGTCCGCGGTCCGCTGCACGGCATCCCACTCCTGATCAAGGACAACTACGATACCGAAGACCTGCCCACATCCAACGGCTCGCTGGCGCTGGAGCACTGGCGCACTGCCGATGACGCCGAGCAGGTCGCGCGGCTGCGCGCGGCCGGCGCGATCATCGTCGCCAAGACCAACCTGCACGAGTTCGCCTCCGGCGTCGAGACCATCAGCTCGCTTGGTGGACAAACCCGCAACCCCTACGATCAGACCCGCAACCCGGGCGGCTCCAGCGGCGGGACGGGTGCCGGCGTCGCCGCCGGCTTCGGCGCGGCCGGCCTGGGCTCAGACACCTGCGGCTCCATCCGCAGCCCGGCGGCGCATAACAGCCTGGTCGGGTTGCGGCCGAGCCAGGGCCTGTCCAGCCGCGACGGCATCGCGCCTCTCTCCGACACCCAGGACGCCGGCGGCCCCATCGCCAAGTCGGTCAGTGACATCGCACTGATCCTGGACGCCACTGCCGGATACGACCCGGACGACCCGTCCACCGAAGCGTCCATCGGACGGATCCCCCGCACCTACACCACTGCACTGGACGACGCCGCTCTGGTCAACGCACGCATCGGCGTACTCACCGACTACCTGAGCGCGGCGGGGCCCGCGCAGGCGACGACGGCGCTGATCCGGGCGGCCGCCGAGGACATGGCCTCGCAGGGCGCCACCATCGTCGATCTGCCGGCCCAACCCGCGCTGATGTCGGCGGTGGACGCCTCCAGCGTGTTCGCCGACGAGACCGAACGCGACCTCAATCGCTATCTGGCGGCGCCAGGCTCACGATTCCCACGCTCGCTGGCTCGGCTGGAGCCACCGGCCGGCATCGTGACCCTGGCCGACATCGTCACCTCCGGCCAGGTCACGCCCACGGTCCTGAAGCGACTCAAGGACCGGCTGGGCACCTCGACCGGCCCGCAGGACGCCTACCGCCAACGGCTGGCCCGGCGCACGCAGGCACAACAGCTGCTCCACAAGCTGTTCGAGGACAACGACCTGGACGCACTGGTCTACCCGGCGGTCACGCAGCAGGCCGCGCCGATCGGGCAGCCTCAGGAGGGGCTCAGAGTCTGCGCCCTTGCCGCCAACACCGGGTTCCCCGCCCTGACGATCCCGGCCGGCTTCACACCCGACGGCATGCCGGTGGGAGTCGAACTACTGGGACGGCCGTTCAGCGAACCGACACTGCTCGGGCTCGGGTTCGACTACGAGCGAGCCACTCATCACCGCCGGCCACCGGCAAGCACCCCGCCCCTGAACTGA
- a CDS encoding lytic polysaccharide monooxygenase has product MRKKIMYGGTALVAAGITVFSATPASAHGYISQPPSRQAFCAQRVVTNCGGVEYEPQSVEAPKGSRQCNGGGGFTALNDESRNWPATSVGSSVNFNWVLTARHATSTWEYYIGGTRVALFNDGGKQPGATVTHNVNLSGYSGRQKVLAIWNIADTANAFYACVDLQIGGGGPTTPTPTPTRSNTPTPTPTSNPSGTWKAGTAYRAGDTVTYNGVTYRCTQPHTAIQGWEPPNVPALWATA; this is encoded by the coding sequence ATGCGGAAAAAGATCATGTATGGCGGCACCGCCTTGGTCGCCGCCGGCATCACGGTGTTCTCCGCCACTCCCGCGTCAGCTCACGGTTACATCTCCCAGCCGCCGAGCCGCCAGGCCTTCTGCGCCCAGCGGGTCGTGACCAACTGTGGTGGCGTGGAGTACGAGCCCCAGAGCGTGGAGGCTCCCAAGGGCTCGCGGCAGTGCAACGGCGGTGGCGGTTTCACCGCGCTGAACGACGAGAGCCGTAACTGGCCGGCGACCTCGGTCGGCAGCTCGGTCAACTTCAACTGGGTGCTCACCGCCCGCCACGCCACCAGCACGTGGGAGTACTACATCGGTGGCACCCGCGTGGCCCTGTTCAACGACGGCGGCAAGCAGCCCGGCGCGACCGTGACGCACAACGTCAACCTGTCCGGCTACAGCGGACGCCAGAAGGTCCTCGCCATCTGGAACATCGCCGACACGGCGAACGCGTTCTACGCCTGCGTCGACCTGCAGATCGGCGGCGGTGGCCCCACCACCCCGACTCCGACCCCCACCCGCTCGAACACCCCCACCCCGACTCCCACGAGCAACCCGAGCGGCACGTGGAAGGCCGGCACGGCCTACCGGGCCGGTGACACGGTCACCTACAACGGTGTGACCTACCGCTGCACGCAGCCGCACACCGCCATCCAGGGCTGGGAGCCCCCGAACGTCCCGGCTCTGTGGGCGACCGCCTGA
- a CDS encoding carbonic anhydrase: MQALIDHARKFPAIAAELGIELGRLAAGQAPQALFITCSDSRVLPSLITGAAPGELFELRTAGNIIPPHHAHRSSSEAATIEYAVEVLGVSDVVICGHSHCGAVGALVRGDDLTSVPDAQAWFTNEKPHLTPSAPATGAGPDIAEAVQLHVLTQLQRLHGYPSIARRLSGELRLHGWYYEIHTGSVSAYRPATGRFLPL, translated from the coding sequence ATGCAGGCTCTCATCGACCATGCCCGGAAATTCCCCGCAATCGCCGCCGAGCTCGGAATCGAGTTGGGCCGCCTGGCGGCCGGGCAGGCGCCGCAGGCGCTGTTCATCACCTGCTCCGATTCCCGTGTGCTTCCGTCCCTGATCACCGGCGCCGCGCCGGGCGAACTGTTCGAGCTGCGCACGGCGGGCAACATCATCCCTCCCCACCATGCCCACCGATCGTCCAGTGAGGCCGCGACGATCGAGTACGCGGTGGAGGTGCTCGGCGTCTCGGACGTCGTGATATGCGGACACTCCCACTGCGGAGCGGTCGGCGCGCTGGTGCGCGGAGACGACCTCACCTCCGTCCCCGACGCACAGGCGTGGTTCACGAACGAGAAACCACACCTCACGCCGTCCGCCCCGGCCACCGGGGCCGGGCCCGACATCGCCGAGGCCGTGCAGCTCCATGTGCTGACCCAACTGCAGCGCCTCCACGGCTACCCGTCCATCGCCAGAAGACTCAGCGGCGAACTGCGGTTACACGGCTGGTACTACGAGATCCACACCGGTTCCGTGTCGGCGTACCGCCCGGCCACCGGAAGGTTCCTCCCGCTGTGA
- a CDS encoding SulP family inorganic anion transporter produces MNASPSFQHDSGPPPKNQTASRNPAETHPAKTGRSLRPHLRADLTASLVVFLVALPLCVGIAVASGAPPELGLITGIVGGLVTGLLPGSSLQVSGPAAGLTVLVYEAVREYGLATLGVIVLAAGLIQVTLGALRLGRWFRAISVAVVEGMLAGIGLVIIAGQLYSMADRQAPASGLEKIIALPGTLVGAAGSAQALASLAVGAGVIVVMACWRFLPSKVRVVPGALAAVLLAIAATALLDLPIDRIQVTGLLDAISLLGAEDLGRLADVGVMGTVVAFTLIASAESLFSAAAVDRLHTGPGTDYDKELMAQGAGNTVCGLLGALPLTAVIVRSATNVYAGAKTKASRVWHGVWLLLFTALLPGALGVIPIAALAGVLVYSGWKLLPIRQLAPLWRDHRGEALILLVTAVAIVTVSMFEGVLIGIALSICKTAWETSHLHVSVSDADRGSVRVALTGNATFLRLPKMLEALEALPKNRPIELDLSGLRHLDHACRTALTSWAERHNHNDVAPVRISATA; encoded by the coding sequence GTGAACGCCTCCCCCTCCTTCCAGCACGATTCAGGCCCGCCACCGAAGAACCAGACGGCCTCCCGGAATCCCGCTGAGACGCATCCCGCCAAGACCGGACGGTCCCTCAGACCCCACCTGCGAGCGGACCTGACGGCCTCGCTGGTCGTCTTCCTCGTGGCCCTGCCGCTGTGTGTCGGTATCGCGGTGGCCTCCGGAGCGCCGCCCGAACTCGGCCTGATCACGGGCATCGTCGGTGGCCTCGTGACCGGGCTGCTCCCTGGAAGCAGCCTTCAGGTGAGTGGACCTGCCGCCGGACTGACCGTCCTCGTCTACGAAGCGGTACGCGAGTACGGCCTCGCCACCCTCGGCGTGATCGTCCTCGCCGCGGGGCTGATCCAGGTGACGCTCGGCGCGCTGCGGCTCGGACGGTGGTTCCGCGCGATCTCCGTGGCGGTCGTGGAAGGCATGCTGGCGGGCATCGGCCTGGTCATCATCGCCGGCCAGCTGTACTCCATGGCCGACCGGCAGGCGCCCGCGAGCGGACTCGAAAAGATCATCGCACTGCCGGGGACGCTCGTCGGCGCCGCCGGCTCCGCGCAGGCCCTCGCCTCGCTCGCCGTCGGAGCAGGCGTGATCGTGGTCATGGCCTGCTGGCGGTTCCTGCCCTCGAAGGTGAGGGTGGTGCCCGGCGCGTTGGCCGCCGTGCTGCTGGCCATCGCGGCCACCGCGCTGCTGGACCTGCCGATCGACAGGATCCAGGTCACCGGGCTGCTCGACGCCATCAGCCTTCTCGGCGCCGAGGACCTCGGGCGGCTCGCCGATGTGGGCGTCATGGGCACGGTGGTGGCGTTCACGCTCATCGCCTCCGCCGAGAGCCTGTTCAGCGCCGCGGCCGTGGACCGGCTGCACACCGGCCCGGGCACCGACTACGACAAGGAGTTGATGGCCCAAGGAGCGGGGAACACGGTCTGCGGGCTGCTCGGCGCGCTGCCGCTGACGGCGGTGATCGTGCGAAGCGCGACCAACGTGTACGCGGGCGCCAAGACCAAGGCTTCGCGCGTCTGGCACGGCGTGTGGCTGTTGCTGTTCACCGCCCTGCTCCCCGGCGCGCTCGGCGTCATCCCGATCGCGGCGCTCGCCGGCGTGCTGGTCTACTCGGGGTGGAAGCTCCTCCCGATCAGGCAACTGGCGCCGTTGTGGCGCGACCACCGCGGGGAGGCCCTGATCCTCCTGGTCACCGCGGTCGCCATCGTGACGGTGAGCATGTTCGAGGGAGTCCTCATCGGGATCGCCCTGTCGATCTGCAAGACCGCGTGGGAGACCTCGCACCTGCACGTCAGCGTCAGCGACGCTGACAGGGGGTCGGTCCGCGTGGCGCTCACCGGCAACGCGACCTTCCTCCGGCTGCCGAAGATGCTGGAAGCGCTGGAGGCGCTGCCGAAGAACCGGCCCATCGAGCTCGACCTCAGCGGGCTGCGCCATCTCGACCACGCCTGCCGCACCGCGCTCACCAGCTGGGCCGAGCGACACAACCACAACGACGTCGCACCGGTCCGTATCTCCGCGACCGCCTGA
- a CDS encoding RNHCP domain-containing protein yields MPADAPGTAHRNHCPTCLWSRHLDDTPGDGAAECASGMAPIAIHARHDGEWAIIHRCTACGTLNANRVAGDDNPLTLMRLAVAPLARPPFPLDYFVQL; encoded by the coding sequence GTGCCCGCCGACGCGCCGGGCACCGCGCACCGCAACCACTGCCCCACCTGCCTGTGGTCCAGGCACCTGGACGACACCCCGGGTGACGGAGCCGCCGAATGCGCCTCCGGCATGGCGCCGATCGCCATCCACGCGCGCCACGACGGCGAGTGGGCGATCATCCACCGCTGTACGGCCTGCGGCACCCTCAACGCCAACCGCGTCGCCGGTGACGACAACCCACTCACCTTGATGCGCCTGGCCGTCGCCCCCCTGGCCCGCCCCCCGTTCCCACTGGACTACTTCGTCCAACTCTGA